The nucleotide sequence CATGGGATGAACACGGACATGCAGGCGATATTCGGCCCGGAGGGGCCTTTCGCGAAGACCTTTCCCGACTACGAGGTGCGGCGGGGCAGGAGGACCTCGCAAGGCGGGTATGGGATCTCTGTGAAAGCTCCGAGGGCGGCATCCTCGCTGCAGAGGAAGCTCTACAGGGATAGGCAAGATTTTTGCTCTTCTCGTTCCGGCTCTGCTCTGGCACAGAAAAGAGACGCGCGCATTCTGTTCCTCACGGCGGGAATTCCGCTGCAGGAGCACTCCGGGACAAGGGATCTCCCCTCCCTCTTCGCGTGCTCGGTTTTTCTGTTCCTTTCGTGGTGCTCAAGGGGCGGGGGCAGATATGTCTGCAGACGACGAGCTTTTGACCTGGAGGTCGGAGGGATTCGTCTCTTTCAATGGGACGCCGGTGTTGAGTGGAGACACTCCTGCACTGGCTTTCGAGGACGGAGACGGGGGAACTGACGAACTGGGTTGCCCGGAGGACATCCTCTATTTGCGGCGGCGGCGCACAGCAGAGGGGTGTCCGGTGCTCGTTGTCCGGAAAGAGAGCGTTGTTTCGTTCTTCGGCGTTCGCTCTCGCCCAGGATGCCCGGCTTGTCATCGCGAATTACCATCTTTTTTTTGCCTACACCATCGGCCTTGGCGTTCCCTTCCGTTTCCTTCAATCTGGCTCGTCTGTGATGAGGCGCATCGCATGACCGATTCGGCCGTTCCGCCGCGAGCCGTACAACGAGCCCTCGACGAATGGAGACGTCTTCTCGGAGCGACGTGCCGTCAACATCGGCGCTTTTCTCGCTGACACGAAGTGCCGAAACGGTGAAGCTGTTCTTGGACATCTCGGCAATGCAACAGAGAAATCGAAGTTCTTTTCGGAAGCATTTCCTTTCGATACGGAGCGGGAAGACCTTTTTCACCGCGATCCGCAGCTGGTCCAGGCCGGAACGGAAAGTATGTCATGCGTGGACAGCCCGTGTTGCGACCGCTTGCCTTTCTTGACGGACATGGAGGCGACGAAATATCGGAGGAGAGAGCTACTTGGCTGGCCTGGCGGGACGAGCTGAAGAAAGCCCTCGGTGCGCTGTCCTGGTGTCTCGCCGTCGAAAACTATCCCGAATGGGCCTACTGGTGGGACGGGACATCTTTGCAAAGCGCTCCCCACACTCTGTTCCGAAGCAGATTCGCGAAGGTGTGGAACGCTGTGCTCCTCACGCCGTCGTGGTCGCCTCGGCGACGCTTTCCTGGCGGGGATCTGCGTTTCTGGAGCGGGAAACCGGCTTGGAGCCGACCGATACGCTCGTTCTCGAATCCCCCTTTCCCTTGCGGAGCAGATGGAAGTCTGGGTGATCTCAACGGGGATGCCGTTCCCGACCCTGGTTACGACCAAAGGGTGGCGGAAATCGTCGAAAAGCTTGTGAACAGAACGGGGGAGTACTCTTGTCCTTCTCTCGTCGCTGCGTCTGTTGAGGACGGTTGGAGAGCGGCTCACCTCCCGAAAGAGGGGATACGACATTTTCCTTCAGGGAAGCCTGCCGAGGGGGGAATTGCTGCGTCGATTCAGGGAAGACCTTGCATCCGTCCTGGTGGGGAGTGTGTCCTTTCGAGAGGGAATTGACGTTCCTGGTTCCGGTCTCACTCAGGTCATCATCGATCGCATTCCTTTCCCTCATCCGAATGACCCCGTTGTAGAAGCGCGGAATCGCCTGGAGGGAAATTCCTCGTTTCGGGATGTGACACTTCCCTGGGCAAAGCTGCTCCTCAAGCAGGCCGTGGGACGCCTTATTCGGACTCGCACGGACAGGGGGAGAGTGGTCATTCTCGACGGTCGAGTGGTGGAAAGGAAGGATTGGAAAATTCTCGACGCGCTTCCCCGGGTGGTCGTTCGACCTTTGCGAGTGCGGATTCGCTCTTGATGTATATTCCTTTGCCGAAGCGGTTTTGTAGCGTGTTTCGGTTTGCTTTGGAACGGGGCGAAGGAATTGCGGTCATGTGCCGAATCTGTGGACTGTCAGTTGCTCCGGTGAATCTGGTGTGCTATAGTAATCCGGCTGTCTGAAGAGAGCGGCTTTTTCCCTTCATCCGCATGTGTTCGAGGAGGTGTCCCCATGAAGCGTACATATCAACCGCACAATACCCGGCGCAAGCGGGCCATGGGTTTTCTGGTACGTTCGCGTTCCGCCGCCGGTCGTCGAATTCTTCGCAACAGAAGGCGCAAGGGCCGCGCACGGTTGGCGGTCTAGTAAAGGGCGTGGCGTTTCCCTTTTCCCGATCGCTTCGCCTGCGAAGCGGATGGGAGTTCGACCTCGTCTTCCGCACCGGCCGAAAGATCCAGGGAAGGCTGGTGCGGTTGTTCTTTGTGGATGCCCCCGACGGAATAACCCGCGTGGGCGTCGCCGTGGGCAAACGGCAAGGCGGCGCGGTTTGCCGGAGCAGGGGTAAACGTGTTCTCCGAGAGGCATTTCGTCACCTGCTTCCTCTGACGAAGGAAAGGACTCTGGATTGTGGCGATGGCTTCGTCAAAGTGCCTTGGCGATTCTGCCTGCCGCGTGTCTACGACGGACATGCGACAGGTTTTGTTTGCGGAGGGCTTGCTGCGAGTCTCCCGAATGCCGGTGGAATGGAAAGTGCTCCGGTTGTCTTCTCGGGACTCTTGCGAAAAGTGTTCCGGAGAACGGCGGTGATGCGGAGATGTCCTTCTCTTCGCCGGCGGGAAACCCGCACTCTCGCCGGGACGCGTCGTTTCCGGCGAGGATGGCGTTCTTCCCCATCCTCTTCTATCAGCGGTGTCTTTCTCCCTTTTTGGGAACGAATTGCCGTTTTTATCCCACCTGTTCCCAGTATATGCTCGAGGCGATCCTCGGTTCGGCGTTTCTGCGCGGCAACCGGGCTCGCGCGTGAAACGTCTTTTGCGGTGCCGGTCCCTGGAACCCAGGGGGTTTTGATCCCGTTCCCGAGAAAATCCGCGGCGTAAAGACCCGAGCGGACGAGAAACGAAAGAAACAGCTTTAAAGAAAACCAGCTTTTCAGAGGCGGTGAACGAAGATGAGTGCACTGTGGGAATGCGGGTGGCGCGCTGCTGCTCGGGCATCTTGAACTTCTTCTACAACCTGTTCCATTTCCTATGGTATCGCCATCATCCTTTTGACGGTGGTGGTGTGCGAATTTCTGCTGCAGCTCGCCTCGCACAAACAAACTGGTGAGTATGCAGAAAATGCAGAAACTCCAGCAGGCTCAAAGTACTTCAGGAAAAGTTCGGGAGACAAGGAACGGACTGAACAAGGAGACCCATGGGTCTCTACAAGGAGAAACAACGTGAATCCGCGGCGGGTTGTCTTCCCCTCCTCGTGGCAGCTCCCGATTCTGATTCTACCTGTTCCCGCGTTCTTATGGACTTGAATCTTACTGGCTATTCCTTTCTCGGTATCCATCTGGATAAATCGTGTACCGGGGCTCTCGGTTCCGCCCTCGGGATCACGGATCCGGAGGTGGGGGCTCATGGCCATTGTGAAACGCCATCGGAACCAATTCCGAGGGAGGGCCTCTCTCAAGTGGGGCTCTATTTGGGGAATGTGCTTCTCATGGCCTTCATTGGCTATATCACGTGGTTCCAACAAGCAGCTCACGGGTGCATCGAATCCGCAGATGGCGTTCATGAACTGGTTCATGCCGCTCTTTCTGGTGGTTCATCTGTTTGAGGCCTACCCGGCGGTGTTGCTGCTCTACTGGGCGGTTCCTCACTCATCGGTGTTTGCGCAGCAGTGGTGGGTCCACAGGAGAACCGACATTGAGATGCAGGAGAAACCCGCGCTGGTTCAAGGAGAAACCACCTGTCCAAGTAAAAGGCGAGTAAGGGGAAAGTCCGTGTCCCCGTGTCCGGGAGGAGGAGTTTCCTCCCGAAGGGTGTGGGGAAGGAGGTTCGCTCGTGACGGAACGAGAGTCCCTTGGTGCTTGAAGCGGGGTTTCTCCTGCTTATCTCATAAATGGTCAGGTTCTTCCTGTGTGACCCACCACTGCTGCGCAACACCGATGAGTGAGGAAAAACCCGCCCAGTATGAAGCAGCCACCGCCGGGGTAGGGCTCAAAACAGCCCATTGAACACCAGAAAGAGCGGCATATTGAACAGTTTCATTGAACGCCATTCTGCGGGATTCGCGATGCACCCCCGTGAGCGCCTGCTGTTGGAACCCACGTGATATAAGCCATTATGAAGGGCCTATGAGAAGAGCACATTCCCCAAATAGAGCCCCACTTGAGAGAGGCCTCCCGGATTGGATTCCGATGGGCGTTCACAATGGGCCATGAGCCCCCACCTCCGGATCCGTGATCCCGAGGGCGGAACCGAGAGCCCGTACACGGATTTATCCAGAATGGATACCGAGAAAGGAATAGGCCAGTAAGATTCAAGTCCATAAGAACGCGGAACAGGAGAATCAGAATCGGGAGCTGCACGAGGAGGGGAAGACAACCCCGCCGCGGGATTCACGTTGTTCTCCTTGTAGAGAGCCATGGTTCTCTTGTTCAGTCGTTCCTTGTCTCCCGCGAACTTTTCCTGAAGTACTTTGAGCCTGGGCTGGAGTTTCTGCCATTTTCTGCATACTCACCAGTTGTTTGTGCGAGAGCGGATGCAGCAGAATTCGCACCACCCACCGTTCAAAAGGATGATGGCGATACCATAGGAATGGAACAGGTTGTAGAAGAAGTTCAAGATGCCGAGCAGCAGCGCCGCCACCCGCCATTCCACCAGTGCACTCATCTTCGTTCACCGCCTCTGAAAAGCTGTTTCTTTAAAGCTGTTTCTTTCGTTTCTCGTCCGCTCGGGTCTTTACGCCGCGATTTTCTCGGGAACGGGATCAAAACCCCCTGGGTTCCAGGGACCGCACCGCAAAAGACGTTTCACGCCGAGCCCGGTTCCGCGCAGAACGCCGAACCGGAGGATCGCCTCGAGCATATACTGGGAACAGGGGGATAAAAACGGCAATTCGTTCCCAAAAGGGAGAAAGACACCGCTGATAGAAGAGGATGGGAAGAACCGCCATCCTCGCCGGAAACGACGCGTCCCGGCGAGAGTGCGGGTTCCGCCCGGCGAAGAGAAGGACATCTCCGCATCCACCGCCGGTTCTCCGGAACACTTTCGCAAGAGTCCCGAGAAGACAACCGGAGCACTTTCCATTCCACCGGCATTCGGGAGACTCGCAGCAAGCCCTCCGCAAACAAAACCTGTCGCATGTCGTCGTAGACACGCGCAGGCAGAATCGCCAAGGGCACTTTGAGCGAAGCATCGCCCACAATTCCAGAGTCCTTCCTTCGTCAGAGGAAGCAGGTGACGAAATGCCTCTTCGGAGAACACGTTTACCCTGCTCCGGCAAACCGGGCGCCGCCTTGCCGTTTGCCCACGGCGCGACGCCCACGCGGGTTATTCCGTCGGGGGCATCCACCAAAGAACAACCCGCACCCAGCTTCCCTGGATCTTTCGGCCGGTGCGGAAGACCGGGTCGAACTCCCATCGCTTTCGCAGGCGAAGCGATCGGGAAAAGGAAACGCCACGCCCTTTACTAGACCGCCAACCGTGCGCGGCCCTTGCGCCTTCTGTTGCGAAGAATTCGACGACCGGCGGCGGAACGCGAACGTACCAGAAAACCCATGGCCCGCTTGCGCCGGGTATTGTGCGGTTGATATGTACGCTTCATGGGGACACCTCCTCGAACACATGCGGATGAAGGGAAAAAGCCGCTCTCTTCAGACAGCCGGATTACTATAGCACACCAGATTCACCGGAGCAACTGACAGTCCACAGATTCGGCACATGACCGCAATTCCTTCGCCCCGTTCCAAAGCAAACCGAAACACGCTACAAAACCGCTTCGGCAAAGGAATATACATCAAGAGCGAATCCGCACTCGCAAAGGTCGAACGACCACCCGGGGAAGCGCGTCGAGAATTTTCCAATCCTTCCTTTCCACCACTCGACCGTCGAGAATGACCACTCTCCCCCTGTCCGTGCGAGTCCGAATAAGGCGTCCCACGGCCTGCTTGAGGAGGCAGCTTTGCCCAGGGAAGTGTCACATCCGAAACGAGGAATTTCCCTCCAGGCGATTCCGCGCTTCTAACAACGGGGTCATTCGGATGAGGGAAAGGAATGCGAATCGATGATGACCTGAGTGAGACCGGACCAGGACGTCAATTCCTCTCGAAAGGACACACTCCCACCAGGACGGATGCAAGGTCTTCCCTGAATCGACGCAGCAATTCCCCCCTCGGCAGGCTTCCTGAAGGGAAATGTCGTATCCCCTCTTTCGGGAGGTGAGGCCGCTCTCCAACCCGTCCTCAACAGACCGCAGCGACGAGAGAAGGACAAGAGTACTCCCCCCGTTCTGTTCCACAAGCTTTTCGACGATTTCCGCCACCCTTTGTGTAACCCAGGGTCGGGAACGGCCATCCCCGTTGAGATCACCCAGACTTCCATCTGCTCCCGCAAGGGAAAGGGGGATTCGAGAACGAGCGTATCGGTCGGCTCCAAGCGGTTTCCGCCTCCAGAAACGCAGATCCCCCCGCCAGGGAAAGCGTCGCCGAGGCGACACGACGGCGTGAGGAGCACAGCGTTCCACACCTTCGCGAAATCTGGCTCGGAACAGAGTGTGGAGCGCTTTGCAAAGATGTCCCGTCCCACCCAGTAGGCCCATTCGGGATAGTTTTCGACGGGCGAGACAC is from Aminiphilus circumscriptus DSM 16581 and encodes:
- the rpmH gene encoding 50S ribosomal protein L34, which encodes MKRTYQPHNTRRKRAMGFLVRSRSAAGRRILRNRRRKGRARLAV
- the yidD gene encoding membrane protein insertion efficiency factor YidD: MAFFPILFYQRCLSPFLGTNCRFYPTCSQYMLEAILGSAFLRGNRARA
- a CDS encoding membrane protein insertion efficiency factor; the encoded protein is MESAPVVFSGLLRKCSGEPAVDAEMSFSSPGGTRTLAGTRRFRRGWRFFPSSSISGVFLPFGNELPFLSPCSQYMLEAILRFGVLRGTGLGVKRLLRCGPWNPGGFDPVPEKIAA
- a CDS encoding helicase C-terminal domain-containing protein, with product MGRLIRTRTDRGRVVILDGRVVERKDWKILDALPRVVVRPLRVRIRS